CAAAAGCCGACTGGCTCAAGCTCATCTTTTCACGAATATCCCGGATATCCGTCAGCCCCTCGGCCGCGAATCGCCGCCCGCCGCCCTGCTTGATCTCCCGAAGGCCCTCGAGAATCTCCATGCCGATGTCACGCTTTGTCATCGTCAATCTCCTTCTTGATCGCTTTCAGAACATGCGCCGGTATATTCGTAGCTTCACTCTTGGCGTAGATGGTAAGCAACCAGATCTGTCTCTTGTGATCCCGCCAATAGTAGATCACTCGATACCCAGACGACTTTCCGCGCCCAGGTGCCGCCCACCGCAGTTTTCGCAGTCCGCCGCTTCCCGGGATCAGATCTCCAGCATCCGGCTGGGCGAGAAGCAGCCATTGTAATGCCGAATACTCCTCATCAGAGAAATAT
Above is a genomic segment from Candidatus Ozemobacteraceae bacterium containing:
- a CDS encoding type II toxin-antitoxin system RelE/ParE family toxin; the encoded protein is MEFIETSLFSKLIREYFSDEEYSALQWLLLAQPDAGDLIPGSGGLRKLRWAAPGRGKSSGYRVIYYWRDHKRQIWLLTIYAKSEATNIPAHVLKAIKKEIDDDKA